From a region of the Macrobrachium nipponense isolate FS-2020 chromosome 3, ASM1510439v2, whole genome shotgun sequence genome:
- the LOC135222136 gene encoding basic proline-rich protein-like produces the protein MVWTYKETRGRPPDKEDDGDGTTRLRPPPDPAQARARPNPGQDPAPSPGPASRQTQPRQDPSSRQTQPRQNQPRQTQLPPDPETPQTQLPQTQPPPDPGPHRPAPARLQPPPDPAPARPSPRQTQPARPSSRPDPEPRQDPSSRQTQNPRQTQLPPDPAPPGPKPPPDPAPARPTLAARPKAPARTQPPRPSFRQTQPPQTQPARPSSRQTKPPARPSPARPSSSARPSPRSQTQPPPDPSSRQTQPRQDPAPARPSSRRQDQPPPDPRFPRPSPRQTKPPPDPAPAHTQPPPTKPPPDPAPARTQPPPDQLPPRPSPRQTQLPPRTSPAANPAPARPSPRQTQLPARPSPARPKPRQTQASHRPQPPPEPAAHTDPGPPRPHAPQTQHVPPTQAPPRPSPPPDQLRLDPAPARPSPLPDHSPRQTPAPAHDPRPRQTQPPPDPAPADPAPPKKPDRSPPQTPPGSRQTHPRPDPAPSIPSPRHKPSSRPRPEPPPRTQPPPDPAPTDPAPAKNPEPPPDPNPLPPRPPAPSRPSPRPGPQPPSETQHGPARPRPPPDPAGPARPSPARPSSRQDPAPARLTQHGPARPSPHQTEPHQTQLPPDPAPARPSPARPSSRQTQPRQTHSPCQTQPPPDQPPPRPSSRHQPTPARPSPPDQLPPDQPPARPSLRQTQPPPDPAPRPSSQPDPAPARPSPHRTQHGLQTQTPPEPTTTPPAPATTSSRQTQPPPDPAQPCQDPAPARTQHSHARPAPARPCPRQTQLPPDPAPARPISPQTPARQTQPPPDPSPARPQPPPDPAPTRPSTALPDPAPARPYMLPDPDPCQTQPRQTQHGPARPAPARPSPCQTTHGPARPSSPPDPAPARPSTALPDPAPARPSPRQTSTALPDPAPARPSPPRPAQPCQTQLPPDPAPPARPSTALPDPAPARPSPRQTQHSPARPSSRQTQPPPDPAQPARTQLPADPAPPDSAQPCQTQLPPDPAPARPAQPMPEPSSRQTSPRQTQQGLARPSSRQTQPSPDPAWPGQT, from the exons ACTTAGACCCCCGCCAGACCCGGCACAAGCCCGCGCCAGACCCAACCCCGGCCAGGACCCAGCCCCCTCGCCAGGCCCAGCCTCCCGCCAGACCCAGCCCCGCCAAGACCCCAGCTCCCGCCAGACCCAGCCCCGCCAGAACCAGCCCCGCCAGACCCAGCTACCGCCAGACCCAGAAACCCCCCAGACCCAGCTCCCGCAGACCCAGCCCCCGCCAGACCCAGGCCCCCACAGACCCGCTCCCGCCAGACTCCAGCCCCCGCCAGACCCAGCTCCCGCCAGACCCAGCCCCCGCCAGACCCAGCCCGCCAGACCCAGCTCCCGACCAGACCCAGAACCCCGCCAGGATCCCAGCTCCCGCCAGACCCAGAACCCCCGCCAGACCCAGCTCCCGCCAGACCCAGCCCCGCCAGGACCCAAGCCCCCACCAGACCCAGCCCCTGCCAGACCCACGCTCGCCGCCAGACCCAAAGCTCCCGCCAGGACCCAGCCCCCCAGACCCAGCTTCCGCCAGACCCAGCCCCCGCAGACCCAGCCCGCCAGACCCAGCTCCCGCCAGACCAAGCCCCCCGCCAGACCCAGCCCCGCCAGACCCAGCTCCTCCGCCAGACCCAGCCCCCGATCCCAGACCCAGCCCCCGCCAGACCCAAGCTCCCGCCAGACCCAGCCCCGCCAAGACCCAGCCCCCGCCAGACCCAGCTCCCGCCGCCAAGACCAGCCCCCGCCAGACCCACGCTTCCCCAGACCCAGCCCCCGCCAGACCAAGCCCCCGCCAGACCCAGCTCCCGCCCATACCCAGCCCCCGCCAACCAAGCCCCCGCCAGACCCAGCTCCCGCCAGAACCCAGCCCCCGCCAGACCAGCTCCCGCCAAGACCCAGCCCCCGCCAGACCCAGCTCCCGCCGAGAACCAGCCCTGCCGCCAACCCAGCTCCCGCCAGACCCAGCCCCCGCCAGACCCAGCTTCCCGCCAGACCCAGCCCCGCCAGACCCAAGCCCCGCCAGACCCAAGCATCCCACAGACCCCAGCCCCCGCCAGAACCAGCTGCCCACACAGACCCAGGCCCCCCCAGACCCCACGCCCCGCAGACCCAGCACGTCCCGCCAACCCAGGCCCCGCCCAGACCCAGCCCCCCGCCAGACCAGCTCCGCCTAGACCCGGCCCCCGCCAGACCCAGCCCCCTGCCAGACCATTCCCCCCGCCAGACCCCAGCTCCCGCCCACGACCCCAGACCCCGCCAGACCCAGCCCCCGCCAGACCCAGCCCCCGCCGACCCAGCCCCTCCCAAGAAGCCAGACCGCAGCCCTCCCCAGACGCCCCCAGGCTCCCGCCAGACCCATCCCCGCCCAGACCCAGCTCCCTCCATACCCAGCCCCCGCCATAAACCCAGCTCCCGCCCCAGACCCGAGCCCCCGCCCAGAACCCAGCCCCCGCCAGACCCAGCTCCCACCGACCCAGCCCCAGCCAAGAACCCAGAACCCCCGCCAGACCCA AACCCGctcccgcccagacccccagcccCCTCCAGACCCAGCCCCCGCCCAGGACCCCAGCCCCCGTCCGAGACCCAGCATGGCCCTGCCAGACCCAGGCCCCCACCAGACCCAGCAGGGCCTGCCAGACCCAGCCCCGCCAGACCCAGCTCCCGCCAGGACCCAGCCCCCGCCCGCCTGACCCAGCACGGCCCTGCCAGACCCAGCCCCCACCAGACCGAGCCCCACCAGACCCAGCTCCCGCCAGACCCAGCTCCCGCCAGACCCAGCCCCGCCAGACCCAGCTCCCGCCAGACCCAGCCCCGCCAGACCCACAGCCCCTGCCAGACCCAGCCCCCACCAGACCAGCCCCCGCCCAGACCCAGCTCCCGCCACCAGCCAACCCCCGCCAGACCCAGCCCACCAGACCAGCTCCCACCAGACCAGCCCCCAGCCAGACCCAGCCTCCGCCAGACCCAGCCCCCACCAGACCCAGCTCCCAGACCCAGCTCCCAGCCAGACCCAGCCCCCGCCAGACCCAGCCCCCACCGAACCCAGCACGGCCTGCAGACCCAGACCCCGCCAGAACCCACCACCACACCCCCAGCTCCCGCCACAACCAGCTCCCGCCAGACCCAGCCCCCGCCAGACCCAGCACAGCCCTGCCAAGACCCAGCCCCCGCCAGAACCCAGCACAGCCATGCCAGACCAGCCCCCGCCAGACCCTGCCCCCGCCAGACCCAGCTCCCGCCAGACCCAGCCCCCGCCAGACCCATCTCCCCACAGACCCCAGCCCGCCAGACCCAGCCCCCGCCAGACCCATCTCCCGCCAGACCCCAGCCCCCGCCAGACCCAGCCCCCACCAGACCCAGCACGGCCCTGCCAGACCCAGCCCCCGCCAGACCCTACATGCTGCCAGACCCAGACCCCTGCCAGACCCAGCCCCGCCAGACCCAGCACGGCCCTGCCAGACCAGCCCCCGCCAGACCCAGCCCCTGCCAGACCACGCACGGCCCTGCCAGACCAAGCTCACCACCAGACCCAGCCCCCGCCAGACCCAGCACAGCCCTGCCAGACCCAGCTCCCGCCAGACCCAGCCCCCGCCAGACCAGCACAGCCCTGCCAGACCCAGCTCCCGCCAGACCCAGCCCGCCCAGACCAGCACAGCCCTGCCAGACCCAGCTCCCGCCAGACCCAGCCCCGCCAGCCAGACCCAGCACAGCCCTGCCAGACCCAGCTCCCGCCAGACCCAGCCCCCGCCAGACCCAGCACAGCCCTGCCAGACCCAGCTCCCGCCAGACCCAGCCCCCGCCAGACCCAGCACAGCCTGCCAGGACCCAGCTCCCGGCAGACCCAGCCCCGCCAGACTCAGCACAGCCCTGCCAGACACAGCTCCCGCCAGACCCAGCCCCCGCCAGACCAGCACAGCCCATGCCAGAACCCAGCTCCCGCCAGACCAGCCCCCGCCAGACCCAGCAGGGCCTGGCCAGACCCAGCTCCCGCCAGACCCAGCCCTCGCCAGACCCGGCATGGCCCGGCCAGACCTAG